The proteins below come from a single Desulfurella sp. genomic window:
- a CDS encoding FAD-linked oxidase C-terminal domain-containing protein, whose translation MKFDYLKDLLGKRFLDEKIDRLQYAYDATQKMYMPDCVVLPKNTEEVSKIVKFANENKIPVVARGCASGFSGGALNIDGGIALSMELMNNILEIDLDNLIATVEPGVVNYDLQVKLKPFGLFFPPDPSSWKFSSIGGNIAENAGGPKAVKYGVVKDWVLGLEVVLADGSIINIGSKNVKDVAGYNLTQLFVGSEGTLGIITKALLKLHPIAQGSQTLQATFYDMSFAAKTVSDIIKNKIIPSSLEFVDHQAILTVEDALKANLPTDADAILIIEVEGSKFQIKEDVEKIVQICTENGAKVKIAHSIEEEESIWLARRSISPTLKRIADGKLNEDIVVPRSKIAEMIKKTQEIAKKYNVVIVNFGHAGDGNIHTNIMYNIKDKDEEKRAFKAMDEVFDECLKLGGSISGEHGIGITKQDYLERQVGSRTIQLYKQIKYAFDPNNILNPHKMKL comes from the coding sequence ATGAAATTTGATTATTTAAAGGATTTGCTGGGAAAGCGTTTTTTAGATGAAAAAATTGATAGGCTGCAGTATGCTTACGATGCCACGCAAAAAATGTATATGCCAGATTGCGTGGTACTTCCAAAAAATACTGAAGAAGTAAGCAAAATAGTAAAGTTTGCAAACGAAAATAAAATACCTGTTGTTGCAAGAGGTTGTGCAAGTGGCTTTAGTGGTGGAGCTTTAAATATTGATGGTGGGATTGCGCTTTCAATGGAACTTATGAATAATATACTAGAGATTGATTTAGATAATTTGATTGCTACAGTTGAGCCTGGTGTTGTAAATTATGATTTACAGGTGAAATTAAAGCCGTTTGGTCTGTTTTTTCCACCGGATCCTTCAAGCTGGAAGTTTTCATCAATTGGTGGTAATATAGCAGAAAATGCAGGTGGTCCAAAAGCGGTTAAGTATGGGGTAGTTAAAGATTGGGTTTTAGGTTTAGAAGTTGTGCTTGCAGATGGTTCTATAATTAATATTGGATCTAAAAATGTTAAAGATGTTGCAGGATACAATTTAACACAGCTATTTGTAGGTAGTGAAGGAACACTAGGTATTATAACAAAAGCGCTATTGAAGTTACATCCGATTGCGCAAGGTAGTCAAACATTGCAAGCTACTTTTTATGATATGAGCTTTGCAGCTAAAACTGTAAGTGATATAATAAAAAATAAAATTATACCGAGTTCTCTAGAATTTGTTGATCATCAAGCGATACTTACAGTAGAAGATGCTCTGAAAGCTAATTTGCCAACAGATGCCGATGCTATTTTGATTATTGAAGTGGAAGGCTCAAAATTTCAAATTAAAGAAGATGTAGAAAAAATAGTGCAAATATGCACTGAAAATGGAGCAAAAGTTAAAATTGCACATTCAATTGAAGAAGAAGAAAGTATATGGCTTGCAAGAAGGTCAATTTCACCTACGCTAAAGCGCATAGCTGATGGCAAACTGAACGAAGATATAGTTGTGCCACGCTCTAAAATTGCTGAAATGATTAAAAAAACTCAAGAAATCGCAAAAAAGTACAATGTTGTAATAGTCAATTTTGGTCATGCAGGTGATGGTAATATTCATACAAATATCATGTACAATATTAAAGATAAAGATGAGGAAAAAAGGGCATTTAAAGCAATGGATGAAGTTTTTGATGAATGTTTAAAGTTAGGTGGTTCTATTAGCGGTGAGCATGGTATTGGTATAACCAAGCAAGATTATCTGGAGCGCCAGGTGGGTTCAAGAACAATACAGTTATACAAACAAATAAAATATGCATTTGATCCAAACAATATACTAAACCCTCATAAAATGAAACTATAA